The following proteins are co-located in the Micromonospora coriariae genome:
- a CDS encoding MFS transporter has protein sequence MTAPVPSTANQIPPYGPRSVVIGDRPQVLRPVWLLIGPTLAASLGAFLLAVAVGPQWGAIQRDMDLPTSAVLWIFVAYLLPAVLAVAVGALVGRRWPTVVALLAIALLVLGSLLTALASGGALLLLGRAVTGFGAGLAWGVTAMLVTQMAARRVWVTSLVAGAVVLALGLGPAAGVLVGRAVGWRWPFMLAVPFGAVALLATAVCGIVVLIQGASRPAQPQATFGQTMTPSSGRPSDSGMAAAGGKAAGLLLVTVDGVKQVATDFFGMDLVQEVARLLGSENIRSTRLGTDLTLWHAEDSPGRARPGQPNPAASLLAAEHGSPPVTGPAVLTGPILHGTSHPLDADAADRIANRLRG, from the coding sequence GTGACTGCGCCCGTCCCCAGCACCGCCAACCAGATTCCCCCCTACGGTCCACGCTCCGTCGTGATCGGTGATCGGCCGCAGGTTCTCCGCCCGGTCTGGCTGTTGATCGGGCCGACACTCGCCGCGTCGCTGGGCGCCTTTCTGCTCGCCGTCGCCGTCGGGCCGCAATGGGGTGCGATCCAACGGGACATGGACCTGCCGACCTCGGCGGTCCTCTGGATTTTCGTCGCTTACCTGCTACCGGCGGTACTGGCGGTTGCGGTCGGCGCTCTCGTCGGTCGGCGGTGGCCGACTGTCGTCGCGTTGCTCGCGATCGCGCTGCTGGTTCTAGGATCACTGCTGACCGCGCTGGCCTCGGGGGGTGCTCTGCTGCTACTCGGGCGCGCGGTGACGGGGTTCGGGGCCGGCCTGGCCTGGGGTGTCACGGCCATGCTGGTGACGCAGATGGCGGCACGACGGGTGTGGGTGACGTCCCTCGTTGCCGGCGCGGTGGTGCTGGCGCTGGGTCTCGGGCCCGCGGCGGGGGTGCTGGTGGGGCGCGCCGTCGGTTGGCGCTGGCCTTTCATGCTGGCCGTGCCCTTCGGGGCGGTGGCGTTGCTGGCCACCGCGGTGTGCGGGATCGTCGTGCTGATACAAGGCGCGTCCCGGCCAGCGCAGCCTCAGGCCACTTTTGGTCAGACCATGACCCCTTCTTCAGGCAGGCCAAGTGATTCCGGGATGGCAGCTGCAGGTGGCAAAGCGGCCGGGCTGCTGCTGGTGACCGTCGACGGCGTCAAGCAGGTGGCGACAGACTTCTTTGGGATGGATCTCGTGCAGGAGGTGGCCCGACTGCTCGGCTCGGAGAACATTCGATCCACCAGGCTTGGCACCGACCTGACCTTGTGGCACGCCGAGGACAGCCCTGGTCGGGCCCGACCAGGGCAGCCCAACCCCGCAGCGAGCCTGCTCGCCGCCGAGCATGGCTCGCCGCCGGTCACCGGCCCCGCCGTTCTCACCGGCCCGATCCTGCACGGCACCTCCCATCCCCTGGACGCTGATGCGGCCGATCGGATCGCGAACCGCCTGCGCGGATGA
- the soxR gene encoding redox-sensitive transcriptional activator SoxR encodes MQDSLTIGELSVRSGVAPSALRYYERLGLIRADRTGGNQRRYARAELRRVAFIRISQQVGVSLDEIRAALDSLPEARTPSPQDWARLSASWRGRLDERIRLLTKLRDDLDGCIGCGCLSLQRCTLNNPGDALGGEGPGARLMLPRPAADTSA; translated from the coding sequence ATGCAGGACTCACTGACAATCGGCGAGCTGTCCGTCCGTTCGGGCGTGGCGCCGTCGGCGCTGCGCTACTACGAGCGGCTCGGTCTGATCCGCGCCGACCGGACCGGCGGCAACCAGCGCCGGTACGCCCGCGCCGAGCTGCGCCGGGTGGCCTTCATCCGGATCTCCCAGCAGGTCGGCGTCTCGCTGGACGAGATCCGCGCGGCGCTGGACTCGCTGCCTGAGGCCCGTACGCCCAGCCCACAGGACTGGGCGCGGCTCTCCGCCAGCTGGCGGGGCCGGCTGGACGAGAGGATCCGGCTGCTCACCAAGCTCCGCGACGACCTGGACGGCTGTATCGGGTGCGGCTGCCTGTCCCTGCAGCGCTGCACGCTCAACAACCCCGGGGACGCCCTCGGCGGCGAGGGGCCCGGTGCCCGCCTGATGCTGCCCCGGCCGGCGGCCGACACGTCCGCCTGA
- a CDS encoding globin domain-containing protein produces the protein MDNVARLLKESWTLVEEDRDRLSGHFYARLFLLDPALRQLFPVQMTGQGDRLLEAIITAIHTVDDPESFDEFLRALGRDHRKYHVDEQHYKTMGVALLDALRSTAGDGWNLEYDQAWRDAYAAISAKMLAGAANDDNPPFWHAEVLTHERYGPDTAVLTCRALQHPLPWRAGQYVSLEVPRHHPRVWRTYSVANAPNDDNVLEFHVRSPGAGWVSGALVRRVRPGDLLRLAAPMGSMTLDRSSERDILCVAGGVGLAPIKALVEELASYNRTRWVHVFYGARQAADLYGLAGLQELVAVHPWLSVTAACSEDPGFDGELGDIPDVVARYGPWTTHDCYVSGSARMVRSTLRVLAADEVPPPHIRYDTFGDL, from the coding sequence GTGGACAACGTCGCGCGGTTGCTGAAAGAGAGCTGGACCCTGGTCGAGGAGGACCGGGACCGGCTGAGCGGGCACTTCTACGCCCGGCTCTTCCTGCTCGACCCCGCCCTGCGGCAGCTCTTCCCGGTGCAGATGACCGGCCAGGGCGACCGCCTGCTGGAAGCGATCATCACGGCGATCCACACCGTCGACGATCCGGAGAGCTTCGACGAGTTCCTCCGGGCGCTGGGCCGCGACCACCGCAAGTACCACGTCGACGAGCAGCACTACAAGACGATGGGCGTCGCGCTGCTGGACGCGCTGCGCAGCACCGCCGGCGACGGCTGGAACCTGGAGTACGACCAGGCGTGGCGGGACGCGTACGCGGCCATCTCGGCGAAGATGCTGGCCGGGGCGGCGAACGACGACAACCCGCCGTTCTGGCACGCCGAGGTGCTGACCCACGAGCGGTACGGCCCGGACACCGCAGTGCTGACCTGTCGGGCGTTGCAGCATCCGCTGCCCTGGCGGGCGGGCCAGTACGTGAGCCTCGAAGTGCCGCGCCACCACCCTCGGGTGTGGCGGACGTACTCGGTGGCGAACGCCCCGAACGACGACAACGTGCTGGAGTTCCACGTGCGGTCGCCCGGGGCCGGCTGGGTGTCCGGTGCGCTGGTCCGCCGGGTGCGGCCGGGTGACCTGCTCCGGCTGGCGGCGCCGATGGGCTCGATGACCTTGGACCGGTCCTCGGAGCGGGACATCCTCTGCGTGGCCGGCGGGGTGGGGCTGGCGCCGATCAAGGCGCTGGTGGAGGAGTTGGCCAGCTACAACCGGACCCGGTGGGTGCACGTCTTCTACGGCGCCCGGCAGGCGGCGGACCTTTACGGCCTGGCCGGGTTGCAGGAGTTGGTCGCCGTACACCCGTGGTTGTCGGTCACCGCGGCGTGCAGCGAGGACCCGGGCTTCGACGGCGAGCTGGGCGACATCCCGGACGTGGTGGCCCGGTACGGCCCGTGGACCACGCACGACTGCTACGTCTCCGGGTCGGCCCGGATGGTCAGGTCCACGCTGCGGGTGCTGGCCGCCGACGAGGTGCCGCCGCCGCACATCCGCTACGACACCTTCGGTGACCTCTAG
- a CDS encoding class I SAM-dependent methyltransferase: MAEITGDQRVQSEVLEGLATAVNHRRWFVELAVPYLGDDPIEIGSGLGDYALEWSQRLPRFTATEADPDRLVQLKERLADEPSIDVRQMLLPHNDRGDYSAAVSYNVLEHIEDHVGALRSMRDLVRPGGAVIIIVPAFQFAMSPADIATGHVRRYTKKTLGAAMTEAGLTVEKIHYANALGLLGYFMATKVFRLMPKEGPMVKVYDTVVLPATKAAEQRIRPPFGQSVFAVARVPS; this comes from the coding sequence ATGGCAGAAATCACTGGGGATCAGCGCGTCCAGTCCGAGGTGCTGGAGGGCCTGGCCACGGCGGTCAACCACCGTCGCTGGTTCGTCGAACTGGCGGTGCCGTACCTCGGTGACGATCCGATCGAGATCGGCAGCGGTCTCGGTGACTACGCGCTGGAATGGTCCCAGCGGCTGCCCCGGTTCACCGCCACCGAGGCCGATCCGGACCGACTGGTGCAGCTCAAGGAGCGCCTCGCCGACGAGCCGAGCATCGATGTCCGGCAGATGCTGCTGCCGCACAACGATCGGGGCGACTACAGCGCCGCGGTCTCGTACAACGTGCTGGAGCACATCGAGGACCACGTGGGCGCGCTGCGCAGCATGCGCGACCTGGTCCGCCCCGGCGGTGCCGTGATCATCATCGTGCCGGCGTTCCAGTTCGCCATGAGCCCGGCCGACATCGCCACCGGCCACGTCCGCCGCTACACGAAGAAGACGCTCGGAGCAGCGATGACCGAGGCGGGCCTGACCGTGGAGAAGATCCACTACGCCAACGCGCTGGGGCTGCTCGGCTACTTCATGGCCACCAAGGTCTTCCGGCTGATGCCGAAGGAGGGCCCGATGGTGAAGGTGTACGACACGGTCGTCCTCCCCGCCACCAAGGCCGCCGAACAGCGCATCCGGCCCCCGTTCGGCCAGTCCGTCTTCGCGGTGGCCCGCGTCCCTTCCTGA
- a CDS encoding 2-hydroxyacid dehydrogenase, with protein MRYLISHPDALAELGDLDVALYDGTQPVPESLDDVEFYAIPYGIIDPRFCEPIARMPRLTVVQTVTAGYDHVLPYLRPGLTLANGRGVHDAATAELAVALTLAARRRLPDFVRAGGEGRWTTGWSTGLADTRVLIVGYGSIGAAIERRLAGFEVEISRVARSARPGVRPVSEVSELLPRADVVILATPLTPETEGLVDKDFLAAMADGALLVNVSRGRVVDTDALLAELSAGRLHAALDVTDPEPLPAEHLLWSAPNVLISPHVGGLTAAMAPRARRLLVDQVRRYAAGEPLANVVIGP; from the coding sequence GTGCGCTACCTGATCTCTCACCCCGACGCGTTGGCCGAGCTTGGCGACCTGGACGTCGCGCTGTACGACGGCACCCAACCCGTGCCGGAAAGCCTGGACGATGTCGAGTTCTACGCGATTCCGTACGGGATCATCGACCCGCGGTTCTGCGAGCCGATCGCCCGGATGCCCCGGCTCACGGTGGTGCAGACCGTGACCGCGGGCTACGACCATGTCCTGCCGTACCTGCGGCCCGGGCTGACTCTGGCCAACGGCCGGGGCGTGCACGACGCGGCGACCGCCGAGCTGGCCGTGGCGCTCACCCTTGCCGCCCGCCGCCGGCTGCCGGACTTCGTCCGGGCGGGAGGCGAGGGCCGCTGGACCACAGGCTGGTCGACCGGGCTGGCCGACACCCGGGTGCTGATCGTCGGGTACGGCTCGATCGGCGCCGCGATCGAGCGCCGGCTCGCCGGGTTCGAGGTGGAGATCAGCCGGGTGGCGCGGAGCGCTCGCCCCGGCGTACGGCCGGTCTCCGAGGTTTCGGAGCTGCTGCCGCGAGCGGATGTCGTCATCCTGGCCACGCCGCTGACCCCGGAGACCGAGGGCCTGGTGGACAAGGACTTCCTGGCCGCAATGGCCGACGGCGCCCTGCTGGTGAACGTGTCACGGGGGCGGGTGGTGGACACCGATGCGCTGCTCGCGGAGCTCAGCGCGGGCCGGCTGCACGCTGCCCTGGACGTCACCGACCCCGAGCCGCTGCCCGCCGAACACCTGCTGTGGTCCGCACCGAACGTCCTGATCAGCCCGCACGTCGGCGGTCTGACCGCAGCGATGGCGCCCCGGGCCCGCCGGCTGCTGGTCGATCAGGTCCGGCGGTACGCGGCGGGCGAGCCGCTCGCGAACGTCGTCATCGGGCCGTGA
- a CDS encoding transketolase yields the protein MMTTTTNAATSPVPAPVAGPLERLRAGREFGANVYSTIDVLWVLYDRVIRITPGTAEDPERDRFLLSKGHAVAGYYAVLAAKGFLPTAWLDEQGGPASPLGDHPDRTLVPGVEIGSGSLGHGLGLGVGTALGLRAQGLLTPRVYVLLGDAELDEGSNHEAIAYAGATGLGSLTAVVVDNHSATHGWPGGVAARFTVNGWTASTVDGHDHDALHAALTGQRQERPHVVVAVVDTEE from the coding sequence ATGATGACGACCACCACCAACGCGGCCACGTCGCCGGTGCCGGCGCCGGTGGCCGGCCCACTGGAGCGGCTACGCGCCGGCCGGGAGTTCGGTGCCAACGTGTACTCGACAATCGATGTGCTCTGGGTGCTCTACGACCGCGTCATACGGATCACTCCGGGCACCGCCGAGGACCCCGAGCGGGACCGGTTCCTGCTCTCCAAGGGGCACGCCGTGGCCGGCTACTACGCGGTGCTCGCCGCCAAGGGCTTCCTCCCCACCGCCTGGCTGGATGAGCAGGGCGGGCCGGCGAGCCCCCTCGGCGACCACCCGGACCGGACCCTGGTGCCGGGGGTGGAGATCGGCTCCGGCTCACTCGGGCACGGTCTCGGCCTGGGCGTGGGCACCGCGCTCGGGCTACGAGCCCAGGGCCTGCTCACCCCCCGGGTGTACGTCCTGCTCGGTGACGCCGAACTGGACGAGGGATCGAACCACGAGGCGATCGCGTACGCCGGTGCCACCGGCCTCGGCAGCCTGACCGCCGTCGTTGTCGACAACCACTCGGCCACCCACGGCTGGCCGGGTGGCGTGGCGGCCCGGTTCACGGTGAACGGCTGGACCGCCAGCACCGTCGACGGACACGACCATGACGCGCTGCACGCCGCCCTCACCGGTCAGCGCCAGGAACGGCCGCACGTCGTCGTCGCGGTCGTCGACACGGAGGAGTGA
- a CDS encoding YbhB/YbcL family Raf kinase inhibitor-like protein yields the protein MTLERPIAPDPYELLPTVPSFTLTSDDVQNGEPMDARHAHGSTGGDNVSPQLTWSDFPAETKSFTVTCFDPDAPTGSGFWHWVLVNVPVDVTQLPTGAGGAAGADLGGAFSVRNDYGEQGYGGTAPPPGDRPHRYVFAVHALDVDRLDLTPDASPAYVGFNLTFHTLARAVIRPTYQIKE from the coding sequence ATGACCCTGGAACGACCGATCGCCCCGGACCCGTACGAGCTGCTGCCGACGGTGCCCTCGTTCACCCTGACCAGTGACGACGTGCAGAACGGCGAGCCGATGGATGCCCGGCATGCGCACGGCAGCACCGGCGGCGACAACGTCTCCCCGCAGCTGACCTGGTCGGACTTCCCCGCCGAGACGAAGAGTTTCACCGTGACCTGCTTCGACCCGGACGCGCCGACCGGCAGCGGCTTCTGGCACTGGGTGCTGGTGAACGTGCCGGTCGACGTCACCCAGTTGCCCACCGGTGCGGGTGGCGCGGCGGGCGCGGACCTGGGTGGAGCGTTCTCGGTCCGCAACGACTACGGCGAGCAGGGCTACGGCGGCACGGCGCCGCCCCCCGGTGACCGCCCGCACCGGTACGTCTTCGCGGTGCACGCCCTGGATGTGGACCGCCTCGACCTGACCCCCGACGCCAGCCCGGCCTACGTCGGCTTCAACCTCACGTTCCACACCCTCGCCCGAGCGGTGATCCGCCCCACCTACCAGATCAAGGAATGA
- a CDS encoding peptide deformylase, with translation MTTSPLERAADSFAAELARQRTGRGLSKKQLAVLMGFDPSYVSHVEGRRHRPTEDFARRAEAVLEASGAIWQRFREYDELRHARSGQPHREAHLPGQWLPPGTGLVVERELAALTHTDDGYRCVIHRELYNAGTEPINRYLVRVAVDRYPNDPGRSNRHHREHPLTFAELQLQARRDDGGGDPEPMHWRAKHDRDAFKEIWLLFENGERRFPLYPGDRATIEYAYSVGQEKWGPWFQRAVRLPTRQLAVRLDLPAALDPQVWGVETSLSAEEGPLRTAPQRRDEGGRAIFDWQTDDPPLNARYRMQWRFRARPDTDPDVGPGGARVRPSDRMRGLGIVQRGADLLRQRGRPFDLPAEEQVAREVVDRLSTALARLDELHPFSKGVGVAAPQLGIGRAAAVVRPPDRSAEPVVLLNPRVVDADPDTDEQYEGCLSFFDHRGLVPRPLRLDVEHAQWDGSRIITSFEFGMARLVAHEIDHLEGRLYVDRMTPGVPLVPVEEYRESGHPWRY, from the coding sequence ATGACGACCTCACCCCTCGAACGGGCTGCCGACTCCTTCGCGGCCGAACTCGCCCGGCAGCGGACCGGGCGGGGGCTGTCCAAGAAGCAACTGGCCGTCCTGATGGGGTTCGACCCGTCCTACGTCAGCCACGTCGAGGGGCGCCGGCACCGCCCGACCGAGGACTTCGCCCGCCGCGCCGAGGCCGTCCTGGAGGCCAGCGGCGCGATCTGGCAGCGCTTCCGGGAGTACGACGAACTACGGCACGCCCGCTCCGGTCAACCGCACCGCGAGGCACACCTGCCCGGCCAGTGGCTGCCACCCGGCACCGGCCTCGTCGTGGAGCGCGAGCTCGCCGCCCTCACCCACACCGACGACGGCTACCGGTGCGTCATCCACCGCGAGCTCTACAACGCCGGCACCGAGCCGATCAACCGCTACCTGGTCCGGGTCGCCGTCGACCGCTACCCGAACGACCCCGGCCGCTCCAACCGGCACCACCGCGAGCACCCGCTCACCTTCGCCGAGCTGCAACTACAGGCCCGCCGGGACGACGGCGGCGGTGACCCGGAGCCGATGCACTGGCGGGCGAAACACGACCGGGACGCGTTCAAGGAGATCTGGCTGCTCTTCGAGAACGGTGAGCGGCGCTTCCCGCTCTACCCCGGCGACCGGGCCACCATCGAGTACGCGTACTCCGTCGGGCAGGAGAAGTGGGGTCCCTGGTTCCAGCGGGCCGTGCGGCTGCCCACCCGACAGCTCGCCGTCCGGCTGGACCTGCCAGCGGCGCTCGACCCGCAGGTCTGGGGCGTGGAGACCTCGCTCTCAGCGGAGGAGGGGCCCCTGCGAACGGCGCCGCAGCGCCGCGACGAGGGCGGCCGGGCGATCTTCGACTGGCAGACCGACGACCCACCGCTGAACGCCCGCTACCGCATGCAGTGGCGTTTCCGGGCCCGCCCGGACACCGACCCGGACGTCGGCCCCGGCGGGGCCCGGGTCCGGCCCAGCGACCGGATGCGCGGACTCGGCATCGTCCAGCGCGGCGCCGACCTGCTCCGCCAGCGCGGCCGCCCGTTCGACCTGCCCGCTGAGGAGCAGGTCGCCCGGGAGGTGGTCGACCGGCTCAGCACGGCGCTGGCCCGGCTCGACGAACTGCATCCCTTCAGCAAGGGAGTAGGCGTCGCCGCCCCGCAGCTCGGCATCGGCCGGGCGGCGGCCGTCGTGCGGCCCCCCGACCGCTCGGCGGAGCCGGTCGTGCTGCTCAACCCCCGGGTGGTCGACGCCGACCCGGACACCGACGAGCAGTACGAGGGCTGCCTCTCCTTCTTCGACCACCGTGGCCTGGTGCCCCGGCCGCTGCGACTGGACGTGGAGCACGCCCAGTGGGACGGCAGCCGGATCATCACCTCGTTCGAGTTCGGCATGGCCCGGCTGGTCGCACACGAGATCGACCACCTGGAGGGCCGGCTCTACGTGGACCGGATGACACCCGGCGTGCCGCTGGTGCCGGTGGAGGAGTACCGGGAGTCCGGGCACCCCTGGCGCTACTGA
- a CDS encoding transketolase family protein, which yields MRDTFTATATDLLTEDPRTALVLADISAAAFAPAAARHPDRVLNVGIREQLMVGVAGGLALTGLRPIVHSYAPFLIERAYEQIKLDLDHQDVSAVLVGVGASYDRAAAGRTHLSPADVSLIDTLHGWTVHVPGHPGEVPALLRDAVASDGSAYLRLSVLQNDRPRGGDGSLAVVRAAGPGAPLLVAVGPVLDAALDAVADLPVTVAYTHRPRPFDTAGLRALAGTEVILVEPYLAGTSSRVVSAALADRPHRLLALGVGRKDLRRYGSPEDHNRWHGLDSAGLRRSVDAFLAGALLATGR from the coding sequence ATGCGCGACACCTTCACCGCCACCGCCACCGACCTGCTGACCGAGGATCCGCGCACCGCGCTGGTGCTCGCCGACATCTCCGCTGCCGCCTTCGCCCCGGCCGCCGCGCGGCATCCGGACCGTGTGCTCAACGTCGGCATCCGGGAGCAACTGATGGTCGGGGTGGCCGGCGGGCTCGCCCTCACCGGTCTGCGGCCGATCGTGCACAGCTACGCGCCGTTCCTGATCGAGCGGGCGTACGAGCAGATCAAGTTGGATCTGGACCACCAGGACGTGTCCGCGGTGCTGGTCGGCGTCGGCGCCTCGTACGACCGCGCGGCAGCCGGCCGGACGCACCTGTCCCCGGCGGACGTGTCACTGATCGACACCCTGCACGGCTGGACGGTGCACGTCCCGGGTCACCCGGGGGAGGTGCCCGCGCTGCTGCGGGACGCGGTGGCCAGTGACGGCTCGGCGTACCTGCGGCTCTCGGTACTGCAGAACGACCGGCCACGCGGCGGCGACGGCTCGCTCGCGGTGGTGCGTGCCGCCGGCCCCGGGGCCCCGCTGCTGGTGGCGGTCGGACCGGTGCTCGACGCGGCGCTGGACGCGGTCGCCGACCTGCCGGTCACAGTGGCCTACACCCACCGGCCGCGACCGTTCGACACCGCTGGGCTGCGGGCACTGGCGGGAACCGAGGTGATCCTGGTCGAGCCGTACCTGGCCGGCACGTCCAGCCGGGTGGTGTCGGCGGCACTGGCGGACCGGCCACATCGGCTGCTGGCCCTCGGAGTGGGACGGAAGGATCTGCGCCGCTACGGCTCGCCGGAGGACCACAACCGGTGGCACGGGCTGGACAGCGCGGGCCTGCGCCGCTCGGTCGACGCCTTCCTGGCCGGTGCGCTGCTGGCGACCGGCCGCTGA
- a CDS encoding CPBP family intramembrane glutamic endopeptidase: MTVELTRPVSRRLLGTETLLVLGLSLGQSAVYAVVSIIAKLTADGPLSKQTASLNTSASARPWLDLTYQLLGIAFALLPVLLAVHLLSRDPGDPARTLGLDARRPGQDLARGAGLAALIGLPGLALFWVAAQLGINATLVPASLPDVWWAVPVLILAAVQNAVLEEVIVVGYLVTRLRQLQWRLGAIIAASALLRGSYHLYQGFGAFVGNAVMGVVFSYFYLRSRRVMPLVIAHTLLDVVAFVGYALLPRDWFNWL; the protein is encoded by the coding sequence GTGACCGTTGAGCTGACCCGCCCGGTGTCCCGCCGGCTGCTGGGCACCGAGACCCTGCTGGTCCTCGGCCTCTCCCTCGGCCAGTCCGCGGTCTACGCGGTGGTCTCGATCATCGCGAAGCTGACCGCCGACGGCCCGCTCTCCAAGCAGACCGCCTCGCTGAACACCTCCGCGTCAGCGAGACCCTGGCTGGACCTGACGTACCAGCTGCTCGGCATCGCCTTCGCGCTGCTGCCGGTGCTGCTCGCCGTACACCTGCTCAGCCGCGATCCCGGCGACCCGGCGCGGACCCTCGGCCTGGACGCCCGGCGGCCCGGCCAGGACCTGGCGCGTGGCGCCGGCCTGGCCGCGCTGATCGGCCTGCCCGGGCTGGCCCTGTTCTGGGTGGCGGCGCAGCTCGGCATCAACGCCACGCTGGTGCCGGCCTCGCTGCCGGATGTCTGGTGGGCGGTCCCGGTGCTGATCCTCGCCGCCGTGCAGAACGCCGTGCTGGAGGAGGTGATCGTGGTCGGCTACCTGGTCACCCGGCTGCGGCAGCTCCAGTGGCGGCTCGGCGCGATCATCGCCGCCAGCGCGCTGCTGCGCGGCTCGTACCACCTGTACCAGGGCTTCGGCGCGTTCGTCGGCAACGCCGTGATGGGTGTCGTGTTCAGCTACTTCTACCTGCGTTCCCGACGGGTGATGCCGCTGGTCATCGCGCACACCCTGCTCGACGTGGTCGCCTTCGTCGGCTACGCGCTGCTGCCCCGGGACTGGTTCAACTGGCTCTGA
- a CDS encoding IucA/IucC family C-terminal-domain containing protein: MPRRDMTATPLAPVTAALRAMFGTDDLPGLAPGLLVDDEFGWAPATTLIDGSRLPDLLHAATLRWGGTPHACAALAWKSYSYWTALPVVLGWASARRVPLLDPSDVLIHFEDHRPLLTLGLRRSTTVAVLPSDPLALAGHPEVRVVAGEAELLAALRASLLDAHLAPLIAAIQAEVRVGTRTLLGSVASGISHGILRAADGLPGSTVQTIDTVLGALDLADLVELVPGPTGEPSVQRRTCCLAFTLPSPKVCQGCCVRQA, encoded by the coding sequence ATGCCGAGGCGGGACATGACCGCCACGCCGCTCGCCCCCGTCACCGCGGCACTGCGCGCCATGTTCGGCACCGACGATCTTCCCGGGCTCGCGCCGGGTCTGCTGGTCGACGACGAGTTCGGCTGGGCGCCCGCGACCACGCTGATCGACGGCAGCCGGCTGCCCGACCTGCTGCACGCCGCCACACTGCGCTGGGGCGGCACGCCGCACGCCTGCGCCGCGCTGGCCTGGAAGTCGTATAGCTACTGGACGGCACTGCCGGTCGTGCTCGGCTGGGCCTCGGCCCGGCGGGTGCCGCTGCTCGACCCGTCCGACGTGTTGATCCACTTCGAGGACCACCGGCCGCTGCTCACCCTGGGTCTGCGCCGCAGCACCACCGTGGCGGTGCTGCCGAGCGACCCGCTGGCGCTGGCCGGGCACCCGGAGGTGCGGGTCGTCGCCGGCGAAGCGGAGCTCCTGGCCGCGCTACGCGCCTCGCTCCTCGACGCCCACCTGGCCCCGCTCATCGCGGCGATCCAGGCGGAGGTACGGGTCGGCACCCGGACGCTCCTCGGCTCGGTCGCCTCCGGCATCTCGCACGGCATCCTGCGGGCCGCGGACGGGCTGCCCGGTTCGACGGTGCAGACGATCGACACAGTGCTCGGCGCGCTCGACCTGGCGGATCTGGTGGAGCTGGTGCCGGGGCCGACCGGTGAGCCGAGCGTGCAGCGGCGCACCTGCTGCCTCGCCTTCACCCTGCCCAGCCCGAAGGTCTGCCAGGGCTGCTGCGTCCGCCAGGCCTGA
- a CDS encoding NAD(P)H-quinone oxidoreductase, with product MRAITIPKPGGPDALIWAEVPDPEPGPDEVIVDVRAAGVNRADLLQRQGHYPPPPGAPDHPGLECSGVISAIGPEVTGWAIGQQVCALLTGGGYAERVAVPAGQLLPVPAGVDLVDAAALPEVACTVWSNLVPVGRLRPGDTLLVHGGGSGIGTFAIQFGAALDATILVTARAAKHPRLRELGAAHAIDYREQDFVEEVRRITDGHGADVILDIMGGSYLGRNVAALASGGRLVVIGLQGGRKAELDLGALVSKRASVSATTLRARPLTEKAEIVRGVRDEVWPLIETGRIRPVVDRRLPMTEAAEAHRLVESNDHVGKVLLTIG from the coding sequence ATGCGAGCCATCACCATCCCGAAGCCCGGTGGACCCGACGCGCTGATCTGGGCTGAGGTCCCCGATCCCGAGCCCGGCCCCGACGAGGTGATCGTCGATGTGCGCGCCGCCGGAGTCAATCGCGCGGACCTGCTGCAACGGCAGGGGCACTACCCGCCGCCGCCCGGCGCACCCGATCACCCCGGGCTGGAGTGCTCCGGGGTGATCAGCGCGATCGGTCCCGAGGTGACGGGGTGGGCGATCGGCCAGCAGGTCTGCGCGCTGCTGACCGGCGGCGGGTACGCCGAGCGGGTCGCGGTCCCCGCCGGGCAGTTGCTGCCGGTGCCGGCCGGCGTCGACCTGGTCGACGCCGCCGCGCTGCCCGAGGTGGCCTGCACCGTCTGGTCGAACCTGGTCCCGGTGGGCCGGCTCCGCCCGGGTGACACGCTGCTGGTGCACGGCGGCGGCAGCGGGATCGGCACCTTCGCGATCCAGTTCGGGGCGGCCCTCGACGCCACGATCCTGGTGACCGCTCGGGCCGCCAAGCACCCCCGGCTGCGCGAACTGGGCGCGGCGCACGCCATCGACTACCGGGAACAGGACTTCGTCGAGGAGGTCCGACGAATCACCGACGGCCACGGCGCGGACGTCATCCTCGACATCATGGGCGGGTCCTACCTGGGTCGCAACGTCGCCGCGTTGGCCAGCGGAGGCCGCCTGGTGGTGATCGGGCTACAGGGTGGCCGCAAGGCCGAGCTGGATCTCGGCGCGCTGGTGAGCAAGCGGGCCAGCGTCTCGGCGACGACCCTGCGCGCCCGGCCGCTCACCGAGAAGGCGGAGATCGTCCGGGGCGTACGGGACGAGGTGTGGCCGTTGATCGAAACCGGCAGGATCCGGCCGGTGGTGGACCGGCGGCTGCCGATGACCGAGGCGGCGGAGGCGCACCGGCTGGTCGAGTCGAACGACCACGTCGGCAAGGTGCTGCTCACCATCGGGTGA